The following coding sequences are from one Nicotiana tabacum cultivar K326 chromosome 1, ASM71507v2, whole genome shotgun sequence window:
- the LOC107811245 gene encoding putative aspartic proteinase GIP2 yields the protein MSSSSYLHLFQLCFFLVISTCVAQTTFHPKTLFLAVKKDPSTLQYITKVHQRTPLVPLKLAVHLGGESLWVDCEQGYKSYTYKPARCNSRQCNLARSTACGDCFENSTRPGCNNAACYNLVVNPSMDAMSSTSGEIAEDVLSIQSISGSIPGPVATVPRFIFSCSTTNLTQNLGKDVKGMVGFGQQSPVSFATQFASAFRFSRKFAICLSSSTERNGVIFIGHSPYYFSLAFDASQDLIYTPMITLPHYITITYPHYTRINRASSEYYIQVSSIRINGKTLHLNKTLLSLDENNEEGGTKIRTAVPYTAFEGSVYSAVSKAFVNELPEEVKTVSPVQPFKTCFDSTYIGMSRLGYNAPEINLVLHKPNVYWTITGANSLVKVTEKVICLAFVERDQTLGQAIVIGGYQMQDNLVEFDLSRGRIGFSDSLFFRQTMCSNHNYA from the coding sequence ATGTCGTCCTCCAGCTACCTGCATCTCTTTCAGTTGTGTTTCTTTCTCGTCATATCAACTTGTGTAGCTCAAACCACTTTTCATCCCAAGACTTTATTCCTTGCAGTTAAGAAAGACCCTTCCACTCTACAATACATCACTAAAGTTCACCAAAGAACACCTCTTGTCCCCCTTAAACTAGCCGTCCATCTTGGTGGCGAAAGCCTATGGGTGGATTGTGAACAAGGCTACAAAAGCTATACATACAAGCCAGCTCGTTGCAATTCAAGGCAATGTAATCTAGCTAGGTCAACCGCATGCGGAGATTGTTTCGAAAATAGTACACGACCAGGTTGCAACAACGCCGCATGCTATAACCTTGTTGTAAATCCATCTATGGATGCTATGTCGTCCACTAGCGGTGAAATTGCCGAGGATGTTTTGTCCATACAATCCATTAGTGGATCCATTCCAGGCCCTGTTGCAACTGTGCCAAGGTTTATCTTCAGCTGTTCGACTACCAATTTAACCCAAAATCTTGGTAAAGATGTGAAGGGAATGGTTGGTTTCGGGCAGCAGAGTCCGGTATCATTTGCTACTCAATTTGCATCAGCTTTTAGATTCAGCAGAAAGTTTGCCATTTGCTTGAGTTCTTCAACCGAACGAAATGGTGTAATTTTCATTGGACATAGCCCTTATTACTTCAGCCTTGCCTTTGACGCATCACAAGATCTTATCTATACACCTATGATTACCCTCCCACATTATATTACCATTACCTACCCACATTATACACGCATCAATCGGGCCTCATCAGAGTATTATATTCAAGTTTCATCCATTAGAATTAATGGAAAAACTTTGCACCTAAATAAAACATTGCTCTCGTTggatgaaaataatgaagagggAGGGACGAAAATCAGGACTGCCGTTCCTTACACTGCATTTGAGGGTTCTGTTTATAGTGCTGTAAGTAAAGCTTTCGTTAACGAGTTGCCAGAAGAGGTGAAAACAGTCTCCCCAGTGCAAccctttaaaacttgttttgacTCGACGTATATTGGTATGTCACGGTTAGGttacaatgctccagaaattaaTCTCGTCTTGCACAAGCCAAATGTGTATTGGACAATTACTGGAGCGAATTCGTTGGTAAAAGTTACCGAGAAAGTCATATGCCTAGCCTTTGTTGAACGAGACCAAACATTGGGACAAGCAATTGTCATAGGTGGATATCAAATGCAGGACAACCTCGTGGAATTTGATCTTTCTAGAGGAAGAATTGGTTTCAGTGATTCTCTCTTTTTCCGTCAAACTATGTGCTCAAATCACAATTATGCTTAG